A region of Pseudorca crassidens isolate mPseCra1 chromosome 8, mPseCra1.hap1, whole genome shotgun sequence DNA encodes the following proteins:
- the PGAM2 gene encoding phosphoglycerate mutase 2 → MPTHRLVMVRHGESTWNQENRFCGWFDAELSEKGAEEAKRGAHAIKDVKMEFDICYTSVLKRAIHTLWTILDTTDQMWLPVVRTWRLNERHYGGLTGLNKAETAAKHGEEQVKIWRRSFDIPPPPMDEKHPYYNSISKARRYAGLKPGELPTHESLKDTIARALPFWNDEIVPQIKAGKRVLIAAHGNSLRGIVKHLEGMSDQAIMELNLPTGIPIVYELDQALKPTKPMRFLGDEETVRKAMEAVAAQGKAK, encoded by the exons ATGCCCACCCACCGCCTCGTGATGGTTCGGCACGGTGAGAGCACCTGGAACCAGGAGAACCGCTTCTGCGGCTGGTTCGACGCGGAGCTGAGCGAGAAGGGGGCTGAGGAGGCCAAGAGGGGGGCCCATGCCATCAAGGACGTGAAGATGGAATTTGACATCTGCTACACGTCGGTGCTGAAGAGGGCCATACACACCCTCTGGACCATCCTGGACACAACGGACCAGATGTGGCTGCCTGTGGTGCGCACCTGGCGCCTCAATGAGCGGCACTACGGGGGTCTCACTGGCCTCAACAAGGCGGAGACGGCCGCCAAGCACGGGGAGGAGCAGGTGAAGATCTGGAGGCGCTCCTTTGACATACCTCCACCCCCCATGGATGAGAAGCACCCCTACTACAACTCCATCAGCAAG GCACGTCGCTATGCAGGCCTGAAGCCGGGGGAGCTGCCCACGCATGAGAGCCTCAAGGACACCATCGCCCGGGCTCTGCCCTTCTGGAATGATGAGATCGTCCCCCAGATCAAGGCTGGCAAGAGGGTGCTCATCGCAGCCCACGGGAACAGTCTGCGGGGCATCGTCAAGCACCTGGAAG GGATGTCGGACCAGGCCATCATGGAGCTGAACCTGCCCACGGGGATCCCCATCGTGTATGAGCTGGACCAGGCACTGAAGCCCACCAAGCCCATGCGGTTCCTGGGCGACGAGGAGACCGTGCGCAAAGCCATGGAAGCTGTGGCTGCCCAGGGCAAGGCCAAGTGA